ATTTCTGGGCAACGAAGCAGAGCACAACAATGGCCACAATGTCGTTCACCCAAGCCAGGCCTCTGGCAACAGTCCGCACAAGCGTCAACCAGCTAGGGAAGTGCCATCTGACCATGACAAAGCCGTACGCGATACCAGAGACACCATTCAACCAGGTGTCTTGGGAAGTCGATGAGAGTGATGAATGGTCATTGTTTTGCTCTGGTCAACCGCGAATGCTCGTCTCCTCTTGTGGCTTGTGTCCTTCCGTACGACCATGTTCAGCTCCCTTCTGCTCTCGATTTCTCCGCCAACAACGCCTGCAGCTCGTTGCTTGGCGCCATGGCCGCACGTGAGATGTGTGTGATATGGTGCAGTTTGGTCAGTGCGAGTCTCTTCATGTGCTGATTTTGTGGTGGGAATACAGCCACAGCAGGGATGTTAGCTGAAAGCCAAGGCGGGAGGTTGACAGTCTATTGGCGAGAACTCCAGGTTTTTGTTGCAGCTCAGAATCCAAACTCCACCCTTGTGCGCTGGAGGCGTCGATCACGGATTGAACAGGGCGTTAAATTCAAGCTTATCGGGATtttgcttcaacattgtgCATCTCGATTTATTTCCGTCTATCCGGGGATGAGATAGCTCAACGATATACTGTCACATTTTGCGTGACCCGAAATTGTAATTTTTTCGATGTCGGTTGACCAAAGTCCATTCCGGAACCGTGGTGGCGTCACTTTCAGTCAATCAGACACTTGTGCTAGGCACAACTTTGCAGATGGAGAAAGCACGGCTACGACCCGGCTTAACATGAACACTTCAATATGGTCTTACAAAAAGTCAGTCACGGCCTAGACATAGCAACTTGTTGCCCAGCATGTTAAATACACCAGGAAGGTAAATTCAACATATTCTCCTTCAGCCATAGGGTAAGTGACACCCACGAAAGGTCATGTGACTCGCGGGGAACTGGTGGCCTGCACTCTCGAGCCTTGACGTtcaacatcgtcatctcTTCGAGAGCAACTTAACTCTTCATTACAAAGCCTTTGTGTGCAGATTTTACGAAGAAAACCGAGAGGATTGCAAGATGGATACCATATATTATGTCATCTTGATATTGCTCGCCCTCTTTGTTGTAGGACCTGTAAGTCTCTTCTCACACCCCACCAGATGCCAGTCGAAACTCCTTTGGATGAGAACCCGCTTCGCTTGCGAGCTCATTTCTACACGCTGCTACATTTTACAGTGGCGCACAGCACCCCTATACCACAATCGTTTTCAAGCTCATTCAATACTAACATCATCTCCAGGCACTATTTGCAGACCGCTCACCCATCCCCGAGACCTCAGGCAACGTCCACAAAATTGCCGAGGCCGCCGAGTTGGATACCGTCTTGTCCTCCAACAAGCATGTGGTGGTAGACTTCTACGCGGATTGGTGTCCGCCGTGCCGTGCCATTGCGCCAATCTTTTCAAAGCTAGCTGACCAGCACGCCTCGAGCGGCCATCTTGCCTTCGCTAAGGTCAACGTCGACCATGTCAAGAACGTTGCTGCGCGATACAAGGTCTCTGCGATGCCGACCTTTGTGTTCTTTCAAAATGGCGAGCCTAAGGGTGTGACTGTCGAGGGACTTAAGGCCCGGCAGTCTGTGAAACTCACCGATGACGGGCTGGTTGACAGGGTTCTGGGTGCGGATCGAGCGGCGCTGGAGGCGGTTATTCAGGCTCTGGCCGGTAAGGCTAAGTAAGCTCAGTCATGGGGAGATGAGTTGATCAGCTGCAGATGGTGGGAGGGATTGAGGCAGTAATTTGGCTTCACGGGACGTAGCATAGCGCTATGGGTAATGCAAATTGTATAATTAGGCGTCATTCCAAAACAGGATCAGAAGCCGTGCTAGATGTGACGCTGTTGCATCAGGATGTGTTTGACGGTATACAAAATTAATATGCTATCAGGCGTTCTATGAAGATCAAGACCTGGTGTAAGCTAACTTTTCCAACAGAGATTTATCCCAAAAACCCATGATTTGCAACTAATACCCGTGCTTTCTTTATGGATATACATAAATGTTGGTAATAAGAATCGCCGGCTTGTTAGCAGTGTCTTTCGGACAAGACAGCTTCAGTGTGAAGAGCGAATCATACGTCAACTGCACTTCCGAAGGATCACCGGCATAGTGCTGCCAAACGCCATTGGACTGTCCATCATCCGCAACTTCTAGGAAGTTGGTTGTCTCGCGGTTGAAACTGGCTCCAATCGTGCAGCCGGTAGAATCGCCGGTAAATTGATAGTCAAAGGAGACCTTGACGGTTACCTTGGGTGGAGGGTCTCCGCATCTTGGTAGCTGCTGGTTGAGATAGACCTGGGCGAATTGATCTTGCGACGGAATCAGAGCAAAGGCGTGATCGGTGCCATCGGGGCCTTCTGCTACGACGCCGGATGAGTCTGCTGTTACTTGGTCTGAGATGTACCAGGGTGCGAGTGTCCCGTCTGGGAAATTGTTGCCTGAGATATCCTCACAGTTGGGGTCGTCGGTCGGGGTGGGTGGTTCggatgaagttgaggatgatgcggcggcggaggatgaCTCAGGTGAggtggaagatgaggagggtgtAGTCGAtgtgggtgatgaggaagacgcggaggaagaagagagagagGAGGCTTTagatgatgtggaagatgCGGACTGAGAGGAAGACTTGATGGAGCTTGACGGAGCCGACGAAGAAGGCTTAGATGaagcagacgaagaagataTTGCGGACGACTTAATGGAACTTGATGGAGCGGATGGAGAAGgggcagaggaagaaggcagaGAGGAAGCCTTAGACGAAGCAGACGACATCGCTGGAGCGGAAGACTTGATGGAACTCGATGGAGCGGACGCAGAAGGCTTAGACGAAGCGGACGACGTAACTGGAGCGGACGACTTGACTGAAGACGGAATGGATGATGGAACTGAACTAGACGGCGCGGAGGATGGGGAGCTCGCAGACGATTGGGACGATGCCGCCGAAGATTGTTTAGAAGACGCAGCTGGTGACGATGACTGACGGGACCTGGATGGTGCCGACGCAGACGATGAAGCAACAGTTGGTGGCGCAGATGAAGGAGATACCTGGGACGACTTGGCTGATGACGGCGAAGACGACATACCTGAAGACGCAGAAGGTCCCATCTTGGAAGAAACCGAGGCGCTCTTAGATACCGATGGCGCGGATAATGCAGATGATTCAGACGGCGCAGGTGATATCTTGGAACCAGAGTTGCTAGATACAGCAGATGAAGCTGAGATTCTTTCTGACATCGACGAAGGCACAGGAAGATTGGACTTTCCGGAAACTGACACACCAGATGGCGCTGAGGCTCGTTCTGAAAGCGATGAAAACACAGGGAGAATGGACCTTTCCGACGGAACTGGTGCACCGGAGGAGGCTACTTCACTTGGAGACAGTAAAGTTGACGCCGGCGAGACAAACATCGTAGACGATCTCACAGGCTTTCCAGACTTACCGCCCTCGTTCACAGAAGATGCAGTAGATTGCCCGATTGGAGGCGGAAGAATGCCTGTCTTGGAGTTTGGCGGAGTCTTTGTTCCCCCATTAGGACCTGTATTGGTGTTGGATGCCATTCCGCCATTATTGGTACCAGTGCCGCCCGATTCTTGACCTGTTGGATTCTTCGTAGCCATACCATTTGGCCCATTCCCCGTCTTTACATTCGTGACAAAGCTACCAGTTCGACTCTTGACAACGACAACGGTAGTAGTCCCCCCTGGAGTTGCCGGCAAAGTTGTCGTACGGGGGTGAGGCCCAGCAGTAGTGACGGTAACGACATTTGGTTGAGAATTCGGTCCCGGAGGATTAACAATCGTCTGCGAGGGATAAATGTAGCTTGTTCTGTAATTTGTTAGGTCTCAGGCAACACCAGTATTTGATCCAACTTACTGAGTAAGGATGCTGTGAGTTGTCACGCCGCAGCATACATAAACCACTGGTTGGTGGAAAATCACTACTTCTGGGCATTCTGGCTGGGCAGCCACCCCGTTCAATAGCAGGGGCAACAGGAGGCTTGTAAGTTGTGTTATCATTTTGTTAGCTATACAGAGCCGTTTCAATGCAGACGAGCGGTTTCCAGCGAGACATATTGCCGGACGATCCTTTTTAACAAGGAATATCTGATTAATAAAAATTGATGAATGTTGACTTCGTCACTAACATCGCCATGTTGACTTCGTCACTAACATCGCCATGTTGACTTCGTCACTAAcatcgccatgttgaagaaACTTGTAATCATCAAAAGTACACACTAACATATCTTGTTATGCGGTGGTGTACTACACGGTATGGTAGTACGTCTGACTGCCAAGTCTTTTTACCTTTCGCTATAGATGCTAGATTATGCGGATCTCCCGGATTACCGAATGCGTCGAAACCCAACAGCATTGACTGGTGTCAGATCCACCAAAACCCGCGACTTGGTGATACCAAAAACCTTATTAATGCTCCGGAGGTTATGTCCGGGTGTGAACCACGACCCTTTTATAGAGCCGGGAATAAAACTTGTCGGAAGGACCGGAATGTGAGCCGCGTACAATAAGCACAATTGCCTGTGTCGATACGCAGTCTGTCTTTATTCGTTGGAGCGAGGTTTGTaagttgatgatggctgaCAGCCTCCCGCTGAATTTCGGTGTACCTAATGGAATAATGTGGGACTTGTGGTCGAAAGTATAAGAGTCAAGTTGAGATGGGTTGGCCATGATCACTACAAGGCCGTTAAATTCGGTGTGTTAGTCTCAAATATTTGTACTAGGAATGCAGAGTCGAGCTAGCAAAGGTGTTTCACTCGCTGCTGTCATTTGCCCGTTGGCCTTCAAGCGCCATGATTCAATCTAAAGTGgaattcatcatcacgcGCTCGCTGCATCTTGATAAGATCAATGGTGGCTCTGCTCCTCTCACATCTTGATGCTATGTGAATCAATTCTGTGCAACCATTGGACCGCAGTGATGTAATACCAGGCGTTAATTCACATTCGCTACATGTACATAACATAAACTCCCTTAAAATGCGTACTCTTCAACATGCAAATATATCCCCTGTGCGCCAGTTCCCTTGTGCACTGCCCGCTCGTCGCTCAACTTGCTGACGAAGTTTCTCGTTCTCGCCACAATCTCTTTTCCTCCACAGACAACGACGGCGCTTTCGCCCCACGCTTGCTCAACAGGCTCGCGGATCAACGCCTCAATATCTGGCCGACTAGTATACTCGCGCACCAAGTCGATGCTGGAAGCGCTGTTTCGGGATGCCCTCGAGTATGAGTTGCTGCTTCTCGATCGTAGTCCCTCTTCGACCGATTTCCCCGAGTACAAATCCGCCGTCTTTTCTTGGGTTGATCCATCTGTTGAGTCGCTTTCTCTCCCCTGTCGATTTTGGACAAGTGGCATTCCCGACTCTGTTCCCACGCAGCTACCCGTGATTGCGATATGCAATTTTACCTCTATCCCCTTTTCCTGAGCAGCTCTTGCGGCGTCCTTGGCTCTTTCCACGTAATATTCGACTTCTTCTGTCGTTCTCGCCACTAGAGCAACTTCTAATCTTCGCACGCAGGATTTCTTTTCTGCGTAGGCGACATGCTCTAGAATCGGCACAGTAAAGCTTGCTCCGGTTGAGGCTCCGATTAAAACTAGAGTCTCGAAGGAATTCCATTTAGTCGTAACTCCAAATGGACCTAGTACGAAACCAGCCAGGTTCTTGGTTGGATTTTTGATAGCGAACTCGTGGAGACGCTTGGAGAAGCCCTTATGGGCTCGAATAATGAGTTGTATGCTGTTGCAGCAGCATGTTCCCTTTATTTGATGGGCACATGCAATGGTATATGGATGTGACTCGATCCAGCCCAGTCGAGGAACCCAAAGGTAGATGTGTTGCCCGGCGTGCCATTTGAAATGAACATCCTTTATCGTCAGGACTGTTACCGAGTCTCCAACAGCTCTGGCAGAGATGTTATGTCCTATGCGCCTCATGCCCTGGCAAGTAGACTTGTTTGGTTTCCATCGGGTATTTTGCCAAGCCGTCAATGCCCATCGTGCGGCTCTGTCAAAGGCGAGAAATGACACTGACATCCACAGCAGGTGCATTGCGTTGGTAGGGATATGGTAGCTTAATAACACCAGCATGGTGACGGAGGAGAGTATATGCTGTATCAGCCAGACTTCGTACACCATTCTGCGGATGGGTACAAATCCTACTACCACGTTGAAGAGCAAAACTCCCCATGCTCCAAGCCCGTATTTGACAAGGGGCATTATGGAGAGTTCAAGCTCGACAAAGTCCGCTCGTACCCATTCTGTCCAAAAATGCCAGCCGTGAACTGTTGCCGTGATAAACATGGTTCTTGCCACCCAGCGGTGCAGCCAGTTGAGCCGTTCGTGGCTGCTTCCAATCAGAAACCCGATCACATTGAACTTCATGGACAGGAGAAATATGAAGGGTAGCTGCATGATGCTGACCCAGGCGTTTCGGTAGCCGATGCGTTCCCAGAAATAGGCATCGTCCTTGACAGCGTTCCAGGACATGAAGTAAATGATCATGGCCCAGTAACTTAGGAGAACTAAGACTCTGCCGAGCGGTGGAGGTGTGGCCCATCGGAGGCCAACTTTCGAGATGTAGACCTGCGGATGGCTCAGTTCGCGGACGATGGCTGTTGAGGTAGCCCATGCCTGGCCAATAAAGCCGCTTGGCCTTGTGGCATGCTCTATCGATGTTTCTTCACAAGCTTGTAACCTGTTTCGAAGCCTTAGTAACTATTTCGAATCATCGCGACATCATTTGGGCATACCTTTGTCTGCTTGTGTACAGTTCCACGCCTCGAATCGTAGTCAGTCCGCCTACCACGCCGGCAATAATATACCAATAATCACGAGCAAAGGCATAATTGTAGTCCATGCCTAAGCTCGCATCATTCATGTGCATATCTCCCATATCCATGATGCTTGGTGGTCCTGGCTTGCACTGCCAGAGAGTGACTGTTCTCGGAAGTTGGTTCGCGCGGCTCTGCTGTAGATGCCCGAGAAAAGCCTACAGTCCTTGAGTGAAAATGGGCGGCGCCGTGGTGACGTGCCCTCGATGTCTCGGAATTGCTCCCTTGAAGTGTCCCCTCAATACAACGCGCAGTGAACTGGACTCCTTTTCTGTTCTTCACGTCTAGGCTATCTTCGTCATGAAGTTGAACCAGCAGCCCCGTGGCCGTACATGAAACTCGCTCTCGATTTGAGCAAGTTGCAGGTTGAAGAATGGACGGTGTGCAACGAGGGCAGTGGCGCATGTGGGCGCCTTTTAGCCCATCTAAGAGCAACCTAGACACGGCTGCAGAGCTGGTTGTCTTGAAGACGGTTTCTGGCTTTCGTCGGCGAGGGAAATCAGCGCGGAACTTTCTCAGTCCATTGCCTTGAGAATTGTAATCCTGGAGGGTGCTTGGGCAGTGTGTGATCCGCTGACATGAGATTTCTGTGCGTCATTCTTCTGCGGATGCAGTTTCCCGCACATCAACTTTCTCCGCTCTCAAAAATGTCCAGAGCGCCATGCgcaatactccgtagttcATCGTGTTTCGTTGTGGGCTTTGGCTCTGTCAGGACCCCAGTTTGTCGTCTCAGACCCAAAATCTGCGCATGTTTCCATCCAGCCTAAAGAAACAAACTTGCTCAAACATACTCACTTGAGGTCAATATGGCAGCTCTGATTGGATCCTGGGACATCGGATCCGGGACCCTGGTCCAGCCCAACGCCATCCCCACCGCTGATTGCGGCAAAGACTCAATGTTTTGAGCCGATTTGcccctcaacaccacggcGGCCGTGGGCTCTCCAAAGGCACAATTCATatactgtacggagtactgtactgtactcaAGAATAAGATTGTACTGTAATACAATCTTGCTCACTCGGAAGTCCAATGCCGTTGTGCATGAAAAGCACGGCGGAGTGGCGCCTTCATCAGGTGCCCGCAAGGCCGAGTTGCCGGATACCCTCCCCCTTCATGTTCCATTGTCGCGGTCGACCCTTTTTCATTCGACATGTTCCGCCACAACCAGGGCCGGCTGTGTCAAGGTCACACTCTGCGCAGAACACACCGTAGTAGATCCAGAACTTGGTCAAGGGTGGTGCACTTGTCGCCCATGGCGTAATAAAACCGAGCTGTCTCCTCCGGGGCCGAAACACAACATCCACCCTCGTCGAACTTCGTCTATAAGGCTGTGACTCCCACCATCCATTGTCTCTGTTTCCTTGATCTGTCCATTTTCCGAatagcatcatcaacatcacacTCACAAACATGAAATCCTTTGCGCTGCTGTCTGCTCTCTGTGGCGTGGGATCTGCACACTTTCTTCTCAACTACCCAAAGTCAATTGGGTTTGATGATGCAAGTGAAGACAAAGGACCATGTGGCGGGTTCACACCGGATTTCTCCAAGAACGTAGTCGATTTTCATGTGGGCGGTGATGCCATCTCCACGAAGCTTACCCATCCCCAAGGCAACTGGCTTTTCCGCGTCACCACCGATGAAAAGGCCGAATCTGGCTGGGAACAGATCTTCCCCATTGTTCAACAGAGCGGGCTAGGAGATTTCTGTCAACCTCAAGTCACCGTCCCAAGCTCCTTGGTCGGCAAGAAGGGCGTTTTGAGTGTTGTCTCGTCTGCAACTGACGGACTTTTATTTCAGGTGAGCAAAGCAACATGAACCACAGCTACTGATTGATAGGAGTGGACTCTAATATGCCTGATTTAGTGTGCTGTTGTCAACTTCGTCGAGGGCAAGGGAACCAAACCTTCTGCTTGCGTTAACGCGACAAGCGTCAAAGCCTCCTTCGTCGACGATGATAAGCTGACCGCCCTCGTTGGCAACAGCTCAACACCCTCGCCTACCGGGACCTCTGGGTCTGGTTCACAAACGTCTGCGACTTCGAAGTCCACACACACTGGCGCAGCATCATCCCTCCATGCTTGGTCGACCAGCAGCGCCGGATGGAGCAGCGCGTTGACTGTGTTGTGCATGGCCGCACTCGGTGGAGCTCTTATGATCTGATGAACACGATTGGGTGTAGGCGCTTGGGGGTTGTCCAGATTCTAAAAACATCGTTTAGCGATCAAATTGAGGTTACATCTCGTACAAGGCGAATTAAAACCGTGAATGTCGTTTCAGAGATCCATGATGCGGATGAAGAGACTGGGGCTGGCAGTTCCAGAGGACCAATTTCGGTGGGCAGGAGCGAGCAACCTCAACCACGTTCctgccaacttgacaaaTGGCTAGCAATTGGTGACCAAAAAAGGGGTTCAAGGCGTCAATCTGCAAGCTGCAAACTCAAGATCCCAAATCCTCCACATGTGACTGCAAATGGCCTTGTTTGCCTCTGCGACTCCTTGGTTCTTGGTAAGTTTTCTTGCAATTGACCTAACCATGCGACAAACCTAAAGAAGACAGGCCGGCCATGCATTATCCCCACTTctccaaccttgaccttctcaaaAAGATACGCGGTGTCGGAGCGATTCTTCGCCTCTGATTGCGCCGCTTATCGCCTTTCCCCACATGATGGTTTACCCCAACCTTGGCTTCGAGCATAGTTGTTGAGTATCGCGAACCTCGAACTTGCCATCAATGGCTTCGTGACAGGTTTCTTCTTCGAATTGCCATCATTGTATGGTTTCGTGTACCTGATTGCCTGCAATTTGATGCGTTGCGAGTAGTCAATTGGCCGAATGACCCTCTTATACCTTGCATGTTGATGATTCGATCACACACAGATACAAGCACCACCGTTATTATGGTTTATTCGGCGGTGAGACTGGCTTTCTTGAACCACGATTCACTTTCATTTTGAGCAACGCTACGCAATATACATTTACTTTACGTTCTGAAGCCCGCCTTGTGGACGAACTTTCCGGATATTACAGCCTGATAAACTTTGAATCAGTTGGCCGTACACCCGATGCCAGGGCATATATGTCGACTGCACCAGCAATGTTAATCTGATTTTTGCCCAGTTCGTCCTAGCTATTCTGCATCAGCATTCTCACACAGTCAAAACACCGTCGCTGCTTGACCATAGCTTCTCGCCATGGCTTCCGTCACTAGTGCCATCAAGCGAGCCTTCGCAGACTTGTCTTCCTCTTTTCATAGTAGTGGTCAGACAACACTGGGCGGCATTACCTTTGAGCCCAACATACGGATGTCAGTTGCGGATGTCGGTATCCTCATTACTTTGGCTGCGCTTTCTGTGGCCACTCTCCTACTTTATGTGTTTCGAAATCGGCTGCAATCCGCCCTTCCAACATGGCTTCGGCCGtttgccaaagaagaaggccctGGGCCAGAGAAAcgcaagacatggacccaTTGGACCCTGATTCTGGCATTTATATCCCTTTCTGGCCTGGTTCTATCCATTGTGCCTATTTGTCTGGATCCACGAGAGCATCGAGGCATCCTCGACGTGGTTCCTTGGTTAGCAGCCGTCCTCATCACGGCTTTTGACCGGCCCACCAGCACGCCAAGGATCCTACTTCTGCAATACTTGCTGATATTCAGCTCATGTGTGGGATTCTACTCTGCTCACTTTTTGGAGCACAATCTTCGCTCTATTGACCCTTACCGCATTGCAAGAATGGCGCTTTCTCTGTCTGGGATTattgccattggcaacatGCCACTTCGAAACCCCGCCTGGGATACTGAGGATATCGGGAACCCGAAGCTCCCTCCGTCTCATCACGTTAGAAGCCCGGAAGACAATCTTACGCTATTTAGCTTCTGGGCAATGACGTGGGTATACCCCCTAGCCAAGGCCTGTCGGAAGAAGGAGATCACTGTGGAAGATGTGTGGCAGTTGCCCTTCGACTTTCAACACACCCGTCTGTATTTGGCCTTCCGGGATCTTCAGGGCAAGCTTCTACCTTGTTTAATTCAAGCGAATGGCCTAGACTTGTTCATTTCCACCACTCTTGCTGTCGTTGAGAAAGTCGCCGAGGTATCCAACATTCGCCTGACCAGCCGGCTTTATAGTGCGTTGGACGATGGCAATGTTAATGAGGCCAACTTTTGGTGTGCGGTGATTCTCTGTGTTGATGTCGTTCGACAAATCTCTAAAACAACATCTTCTTGGTACTCCCGCAAGGCATATGAAAGATCAAGAGGCGAGACCTTCATTGCCTTATTTGGCAAGCTTCTTACTCGCGCTGTCCCTGGATCAGATGTCACTGA
The genomic region above belongs to Pochonia chlamydosporia 170 chromosome 2, whole genome shotgun sequence and contains:
- a CDS encoding metalloreductase (similar to Cordyceps militaris CM01 XP_006674569.1), producing the protein MDMGDMHMNDASLGMDYNYAFARDYWYIIAGVVGGLTTIRGVELYTSRQRLQACEETSIEHATRPSGFIGQAWATSTAIVRELSHPQVYISKVGLRWATPPPLGRVLVLLSYWAMIIYFMSWNAVKDDAYFWERIGYRNAWVSIMQLPFIFLLSMKFNVIGFLIGSSHERLNWLHRWVARTMFITATVHGWHFWTEWVRADFVELELSIMPLVKYGLGAWGVLLFNVVVGFVPIRRMVYEVWLIQHILSSVTMLVLLSYHIPTNAMHLLWMSVSFLAFDRAARWALTAWQNTRWKPNKSTCQGMRRIGHNISARAVGDSVTVLTIKDVHFKWHAGQHIYLWVPRLGWIESHPYTIACAHQIKGTCCCNSIQLIIRAHKGFSKRLHEFAIKNPTKNLAGFVLGPFGVTTKWNSFETLVLIGASTGASFTVPILEHVAYAEKKSCVRRLEVALVARTTEEVEYYVERAKDAARAAQEKGIEVKLHIAITGSCVGTESGMPLVQNRQGRESDSTDGSTQEKTADLYSGKSVEEGLRSRSSNSYSRASRNSASSIDLVREYTSRPDIEALIREPVEQAWGESAVVVCGGKEIVARTRNFVSKLSDERAVHKGTGAQGIYLHVEEYAF
- a CDS encoding thioredoxin-like protein (similar to Beauveria bassiana ARSEF 2860 XP_008603080.1), whose product is MDTIYYVILILLALFVVGPALFADRSPIPETSGNVHKIAEAAELDTVLSSNKHVVVDFYADWCPPCRAIAPIFSKLADQHASSGHLAFAKVNVDHVKNVAARYKVSAMPTFVFFQNGEPKGVTVEGLKARQSVKLTDDGLVDRVLGADRAALEAVIQALAGKAK
- a CDS encoding expression library immunization antigen 1 (similar to Metarhizium robertsii ARSEF 23 XP_007823376.1); this translates as MKSFALLSALCGVGSAHFLLNYPKSIGFDDASEDKGPCGGFTPDFSKNVVDFHVGGDAISTKLTHPQGNWLFRVTTDEKAESGWEQIFPIVQQSGLGDFCQPQVTVPSSLVGKKGVLSVVSSATDGLLFQCAVVNFVEGKGTKPSACVNATSVKASFVDDDKLTALVGNSSTPSPTGTSGSGSQTSATSKSTHTGAASSLHAWSTSSAGWSSALTVLCMAALGGALMI